From the genome of Nicotiana sylvestris chromosome 2, ASM39365v2, whole genome shotgun sequence, one region includes:
- the LOC104241941 gene encoding uncharacterized protein → MNPQHKHGRSRWNGKMVMFVVLIMGLCITGYVAGPPLYWHLSETISSSAHYSCPSCPCDCATWPLLSFQQGVNVTSFTDCMEHDLGVSEDEERNFTASLTEELKQMENETTENQRRADMALLEAKKMVSQYQKEADKCTSGMGTCEEAREKAEIALEAQRQITAMWELRARHQGWKQDLV, encoded by the exons ATGAATCCACAACATAAACATGGAAGAAGCAGGTGGAATGGGAAGATGGTGATGTTTGTGGTGTTAATTATGGGATTGTGCATTACTGGTTATGTAGCAGGTCCACCACTCTATTGGCATCTCTCTGAAACTATTTCTTCCTCTGCCCATTATTCTTGCCCCTCTTGTCCTTGTGATTGTGCTACTTGGCCCCTTCTCTCTTTTCAACAAG GTGTGAATGTGACTTCTTTTACAG ATTGCATGGAACATGATCTGGGGGTGAGCGAGGATGAGGAAAGAAACTTCACGGCGTCGTTGACAGAGGAATTAAAGCAAATGGAGAATGAAACAACGGAAAATCAGAGAAGAGCAGACATGGCACTGCTGGAGGCAAAAAAGATGGTGTCTCAATATCAAAAGGAGGCAGATAAATGCACTTCAGGGATGGGAACTTGTGAAGAGGCTAGAGAAAAGGCTGAAATTGCTTTAGAAGCACAGAGACAAATTACTGCTATGTGGGAACTCAGAGCACGCCATCAAGGATGGAAACAAGACCTTGTTTAA